A window from Primulina huaijiensis isolate GDHJ02 chromosome 11, ASM1229523v2, whole genome shotgun sequence encodes these proteins:
- the LOC140988086 gene encoding probable arabinosyltransferase ARAD1 isoform X1, with amino-acid sequence MNLRLKVRSPPLSATSSPPSPSSLLLHHGKTTMPRMPRKSFLKLTITFACLLSLFALYSFLVYANPPNHTKSIKFNNLHDSSIFIEKKVKIYMYDLPRRFTYDVIDSYTAARGGEIVGDDAQKRYPGNQHSAEWYLFSDLNHPIEERVESAVTRVMDPEEADLFYVPFFSSLSLVVNPNRPTTVNSFPDGNTYSDEQTQEDLIDWLEDQVYWKRNKGWDHVFICQDPNALYKVIDTVKNGVLLVSDFGRLGRNQASLVKDVILPYSHRIKTYQGDIGIENRKALLFFMGNRYRKEGGKIRDLLFQVLENEPEVNIKHGAQSRESRRMASQGMHTSRFCLHPAGDTPSACRLFDAIVSLCVPVIVSDYIELPFEDVIDYRKIAVFVDSDTAVTPGNLIKLLRGVSSERILEFQKELKQVQRYFEYEDPNGTVKEIWRQVSLKLPFIKLMSNRDKRIVIRDSKEPDCSCLCSNQSGMHMIL; translated from the exons CACCATTACCTTCGCCTGTCTTCTATCCCTCTTTGCGCTCTATTCCTTCCTCGTCTACGCTAATCCTCCCAATCACACCAAAagtattaaatttaataatttgcatgataGCAGTATTTTTATCGAGAAAAAGGTGAAAATTTATATGTATGACTTGCCGAGAAGATTTACATACGATGTTATTGATAGCTATACGGCAGCGCGTGGAGGAGAAATCGTGGGGGATGATGCGCAGAAGAGGTACCCTGGGAATCAGCACTCCGCTGAATGGTATTTATTTTCCGATCTAAATCATCCTATTGAGGAGCGGGTAGAATCGGCCGTCACCCGGGTCATGGACCCGGAAGAAGCTGACCTCTTCTACGTGCCTTTTTTCTCTTCGTTGAGTCTTGTGGTTAATCCCAATCGACCCACGACCGTGAACTCGTTTCCTGATGGCAATACATATAGTGATGAGCAAACACAG GAGGATTTGATAGATTGGTTGGAAGACCAGGTGTATTGGAAGAGGAACAAGGGCTGGGATCATGTATTTATTTGCCAGGATCCCAATGCTCTGTACAAGGTAATTGATACGGTGAAGAATGGAGTGCTATTGGTTTCAGATTTTGGGCGGCTGGGACGCAATCAGGCATCCCTGGTTAAGGATGTGATTCTCCCATATTCGCACAGAATTAAGACATACCAGGGGGATATAGGAATTGAAAATCGCAAGGCACTGCTGTTCTTTATGGGAAACCGGTACCGGAAAGAG GGGGGTAAGATTCGAGACTTGCTTTTCCAAGTTCTTGAGAATGAACCAGAAGTTAATATCAAACATGGAGCTCAGTCCAGGGAGAGTCGTCGCATGGCATCGCAAGGGATGCACACGTCAAGGTTTTGTTTACATCCAGCTGGGGATACTCCATCAGCTTGCCGACTTTTTGATGCTATAGTGAGCTTGTGTGTGCCAGTTATTGTTAGTGACTACATTGAGTTGCCCTTTGAGGATGTCATAGACTATAGAAAGATTGCTGTTTTTGTTGATTCTGATACAGCTGTTACCCCTGGAAATCTGATAAAATTGCTGAGGGGAGTGAGCTCAGAGAGGATCTTGGAGTTTCAAAAGGAGTTGAAACAG GTGCAAAGGTACTTTGAGTACGAAGACCCAAATGGGACTGTGAAAGAAATCTGGCGCCAAGTTTCGTTGAAGCTACCTTTTATCAAGCTCATGAGCAACCGTGACAAACGAATCGTGATAAGGGACTCAAAGGAACCAGACTGTTCGTGTCTCTGCTCAAACCAATCGGGGATGCACATGATACTATGA
- the LOC140988086 gene encoding probable arabinosyltransferase ARAD1 isoform X2, producing MNLRLKVRSPPLSATSSPPSPSSLLLHHGKTTMPRMPRKSFLKLTITFACLLSLFALYSFLVYANPPNHTKSIKFNNLHDSSIFIEKKVKIYMYDLPRRFTYDVIDSYTAARGGEIVGDDAQKRYPGNQHSAEWYLFSDLNHPIEERVESAVTRVMDPEEADLFYVPFFSSLSLVVNPNRPTTVNSFPDGNTYSDEQTQEDLIDWLEDQVYWKRNKGWDHVFICQDPNALYKVIDTVKNGVLLVSDFGRLGRNQASLVKDVILPYSHRIKTYQGDIGIENRKALLFFMGNRYRKEGGKIRDLLFQVLENEPEVNIKHGAQSRESRRMASQGMHTSRFCLHPAGDTPSACRLFDAIVSLCVPVIVSDYIELPFEDVIDYRKIAVFVDSDTAVTPGNLIKLLRGVSSERILEFQKELKQVVLRCKGTLSTKTQMGL from the exons CACCATTACCTTCGCCTGTCTTCTATCCCTCTTTGCGCTCTATTCCTTCCTCGTCTACGCTAATCCTCCCAATCACACCAAAagtattaaatttaataatttgcatgataGCAGTATTTTTATCGAGAAAAAGGTGAAAATTTATATGTATGACTTGCCGAGAAGATTTACATACGATGTTATTGATAGCTATACGGCAGCGCGTGGAGGAGAAATCGTGGGGGATGATGCGCAGAAGAGGTACCCTGGGAATCAGCACTCCGCTGAATGGTATTTATTTTCCGATCTAAATCATCCTATTGAGGAGCGGGTAGAATCGGCCGTCACCCGGGTCATGGACCCGGAAGAAGCTGACCTCTTCTACGTGCCTTTTTTCTCTTCGTTGAGTCTTGTGGTTAATCCCAATCGACCCACGACCGTGAACTCGTTTCCTGATGGCAATACATATAGTGATGAGCAAACACAG GAGGATTTGATAGATTGGTTGGAAGACCAGGTGTATTGGAAGAGGAACAAGGGCTGGGATCATGTATTTATTTGCCAGGATCCCAATGCTCTGTACAAGGTAATTGATACGGTGAAGAATGGAGTGCTATTGGTTTCAGATTTTGGGCGGCTGGGACGCAATCAGGCATCCCTGGTTAAGGATGTGATTCTCCCATATTCGCACAGAATTAAGACATACCAGGGGGATATAGGAATTGAAAATCGCAAGGCACTGCTGTTCTTTATGGGAAACCGGTACCGGAAAGAG GGGGGTAAGATTCGAGACTTGCTTTTCCAAGTTCTTGAGAATGAACCAGAAGTTAATATCAAACATGGAGCTCAGTCCAGGGAGAGTCGTCGCATGGCATCGCAAGGGATGCACACGTCAAGGTTTTGTTTACATCCAGCTGGGGATACTCCATCAGCTTGCCGACTTTTTGATGCTATAGTGAGCTTGTGTGTGCCAGTTATTGTTAGTGACTACATTGAGTTGCCCTTTGAGGATGTCATAGACTATAGAAAGATTGCTGTTTTTGTTGATTCTGATACAGCTGTTACCCCTGGAAATCTGATAAAATTGCTGAGGGGAGTGAGCTCAGAGAGGATCTTGGAGTTTCAAAAGGAGTTGAAACAGGTAGTTCTGAG GTGCAAAGGTACTTTGAGTACGAAGACCCAAATGGGACTGTGA